A genomic stretch from Peromyscus eremicus chromosome 6, PerEre_H2_v1, whole genome shotgun sequence includes:
- the Gpr160 gene encoding probable G-protein coupled receptor 160, with product MTAVPSENCSFQHPLHQSKQPLDVDCLLFLIITGKTLLNILILGMKRKATYWSFIEYFCFSLAFVDLLLLVNISILSYFRDFVVLGIRFTKYHICLLIQITSSTYGFLHYPVCLLACIDYSLTLSGATKHSSKWQRLFYLLIVTLTWISVFAYVLGEPGISQRLQTHRAALYQCPSYVSTQSYWLSLSVLMLLFVAFLISWPEVVALVQAMRMASYMNETVLSFPFTSHSGHTVRSREALLPRLVVCFLGTWFPFVALEVLTLSLRVPIPAYVDMNVPWLYFVNSFLIAAVCWLNCHKLYLRGSTLPVDPFVNWRCCFVPIHRLKQVERPVSIIIC from the coding sequence ATGACAGCTGTTCCTTCCGAGAACTGCTCTTTTCAGCACCCGTTACACCAGTCAAAGCAGCCCCTAGACGTTGATTGTCTGTTGTTCTTGATCATAACTGGGAAAACATTATTAAATATCCTTATACTAGGGATGAAAAGGAAAGCCACCTATTGGAGTTTTATCGAGTATTTCTGCTTTTCACTAGCATTTGTTGATCTTCTGCTGTTGGTAAACATTTCCATTCTGTCCTACTTCAGGGACTTTGTAGTTCTAGGTATTAGGTTTACAAAATACCACATCTGTCTGCTCATACAAATCACCTCCTCCACTTACGGCTTTTTGCATTATCCGGTTTGCTTACTAGCTTGTATAGATTACTCTTTGACTCTGTCTGGAGCCACCAAGCATTCATCTAAGTGGCAGAGGTTATTTTACCTCTTGATAGTCACGCTAACCTGGATTTCAGTCTTTGCTTATGTTCTAGGAGAGCCAGGCATCTCACAGCGCTTGCAGACACACAGGGCTGCTCTGTACCAATGCCCTTCCTATGTCAGCACTCAGAGTTACTGGCTGTCATTGTCTGTGCTGATGCTTTTATTTGTGGCTTTTCTGATTTCATGGCCAGAAGTTGTTGCCTTGGTACAGGCTATGAGGATGGCGTCCTATATGAACGAGACcgtcctctccttccctttcacaTCCCACTCTGGTCACACTGTGCGCTCTAGAGAAGCACTCTTGCCCAGGCTTGTTGTGTGCTTTCTTGGTACCTGGTTTCCCTTTGTAGCACTTGAGGTCCTCACCCTCTCACTCAGAGTTCCAATCCCAGCGTACGTAGACATGAATGTCCCCTGGCTGTACTTTGTCAACAGTTTTCTTATTGCTGCAGTGTGTTGGTTGAACTGCCACAAGCTTTATTTAAGAGGCAGCACATTACCTGTGGATCCTTTTGTCAACTGGAGATGCTGTTTTGTTCCAATCCATAGACTTAAGCAAGTGGAGAGGCCTGTGTCCATAATCATCTGTTAA